The DNA window tctctttatgttttaattaaattcttcGCTATTGCATTTGAAGAGAAGTGGATattgtgtaaatataaatattaaaaggaGAAATTTCATGccgtttttgttaaaacaattacatcacaaaaccttttttatttgcacGATAGCGACGCCGAATCAAACCGTCATCAACCTCAACATATGTGGATATTTAATTGTAGATCCCCAACATAGATTTAATAAGATGGCACCCCAATTAaccaccccccccccccaattCTAGCGGGCCACCCCCCAAAATAaatcatgttattttaattatttctacCCCACGTGACGGGATCAGATGGCGTTTTATCGACGATGTCGCGAATCGATTGTTTGCGTTCTACAAATAATTCTAGAATCTGGAACaatcaattattttattgacaGCTTTTTCTAGAACGCAATCAATTAggttatgtgacgtcatactttacgactatgacatcataaaatgctcaaaactgtgttttaaaattaaaaaaattatggtgACGTATCAGCTAAACTTATGACGTCGCACAGGGTACGGTCACGCGGTGCCGCAAACAACAATGGGAAAGATGACGTGTATAGCGTACGCTGTGATCGGCATCCCGCTATGCTTGGTTATGTTCCAGGCCATGGGTGAACGGATGAATAATTCTGCCAAGTCGCTCCTCAAAACAACAGGACATAAACTTGGGTTCAAGTTCGATGAGGTAAATAATGCTATCTGTGACGACATATGCTttataatgacatcatttatattttaatgacatcatttatattttaatgacatcatttatattaatatggcGTTGTACTTAGTTCATAATGACgtattatatttcataataGCTTCATACGTTTCGTACTGACGtcacattaattttaatgacgtcatcacatcGTAGGTATCCCACAAATGCTTGATACCGTTCGGAATTCTTAGTTGTTGCGTCACAGTGGTGGTTGGTTCTTCCGTGTTCTCGTATTTCGAGGGGTGGTCTTACACTAACAGTGTCTATTATTGCGTCATGACTTTATCGACAATTGGTAAGTTTcatatttatgacgtcatcatgttCTGACGTCACTGTTCTTTGCTGTCGAGAATGGGTAAGTGCGCTCGCCTCTAGCACGGGGTATATGGGTTAAAgtctcgttgctgctaccattgtgagcgtatgtttccttgggcaagatacttgtgtaagaaacagaacacccgtattataacaactgttgttgccccgccatgccaggataaacaagttacatacgtggtagcttgtaagcgagcatgaggtgtaagaaacagaacacccgtattataacaactgtcgttgccccgccacgcgaggataaataagttacatacgtggtaacttggaagcgggcacgaggtgtatgaaacagaacacattgCTGGCTCCTcaaagataaacaaactgCCCGAATCATTCACTTACGTGCCCACCAATACAGGTTTTGGGGATTACGTAGCCATGCAGGTGGACGGAGCTTTGCAGCAGAAACCTCAGTACGTCGCGTTCAGTTTCGTTTACATTCTCATTGGGCTGACGGTGATCGGGGCTTTCCTAAACCTCGTCATACTGAGAATGATTGTGACGTTGCCTGTGACGCCTGACGGTTCCACAACTGGGGAATCACCCAAACAGGATGATAACGTTTTCTCAAGCGACGAAAATTCGGATCAAGATTTTCGCGGGCGGGAACTTAGACGGAAGTTACGTAGACGACGGAAGAAGCGATCGCGTCATAGTCTTGCGACGTCGAGATCGGACtgggtatgacgtcataatatagaataaactgtccttttttatgtattcgaaaacgatagcgatCAAGAAATGCTTGTCATGTAAGTGAAGGCAACGGGTTCAATCCTGCCcacgttgctgctaccattgtgggggtaTATGTCTTTGagccaacccagtggtcactaatgggtcgcAACAtcctgggtgttagggtaatgaacaaaatataattataatatagttaACTTAATAAAACTCCAACCCGACTCTGAACAAATTTAGTTAACAATGTTTCTTGTTCCAGAAACGATTGTTGTGTTTCGCGAAATCGCGTTCCCTCGAAGAAGTCGAAGAAGAAAGTTCAATAGTTCAACCGGAAGTGACGAGTTCCGATGACGATCCACTTCCGGAAAGGCGGAGGCGAACGTTTCCGGCTGTAACACGGTTGACGCGATGCACGAGATGCAAGTGTAAGGTGAGGAAAAGTAACATCATCAATCATCATCGTTCCGTGGATGACGTCACCGACTGTCAGATGACGTCATCGGAGAACAAGTTTACGGAAGCGGGCACGGTTGGGAACGGAATTCGAGAAAAAGAAAACACGGCAAAAGGTGGAAGTTGTAATGGGGGTTTGCGGAATGGGAAAGAAGAAATGACGGAATCAACGGAAAGCGAAAATCCGCAGAACTGTGTGCGGAGGTCGTTGTTATTGTCGGCTCCCAACCCCAGGGTGAGGTCGATGTCAGACGACAGTGGTTACTCTGGTAATCAATCAACCGTGTGGACGGAAACCGAAAAGCGTCATTTCCGTAAACAAGATGGCGAGGATTTTAACCGGGGAGGAAATAATATCGATTCCGTGAATTCCGTGTGCGGGACTTTAGACGATTATCGGTTTGCCCACCAACACAACAGGCTTGTCCCAGGTAAGGAACCCCATTACAGATTAAGAAGTCGCGCGACGTCGCCATTATTCGATCTGGATCGCGGTTCGGTTGTTTACTACACAAAGAACGAAGCGGTGTgtagttacgtcacaatacacgACCGAAACTCAAAATCTTCCGGCGACGAAAAATCGACCAACGAAAAATCGGGAGACGAGTCGTATAAGAAGAAAATGATGTCACCTGACGTCATGAAGCCCCCATTATTACGTCAGAAGTGCGTCATCGCCCCCACAATCGTCATCACCCCGCATTCTCCAATGTTAAGCCGAACACCTAACGAGACGAGCACGGAGACTTACGCTTCTTTCCTAAGCGACAGGTGATTGTTgtggtattatgacgtaactatttaggtttattgtttatctatttaataaatatgacGTAATTATTTAAGTTTCTTTCTTTACAATTGAATAATTATGACGTAGCGACATGGAGGATAGAGCGTCATCATGCTGTACAGAAGTGACGAgagcttatgacgtcacgccTGCGTCACAACTAGACACTGTGGCGTCAGAAACCGAGCTGTCACCCTCTGACCAACCAGCACCCCAGAGCCCCCCACCCAACATAGAAATCGAAGAACAATCAGATAACAACGGGCACGACAATGAACAATGGTTCGCCATGGATTCTAGAATgttgaaacaaacaaatgaatCGAAGGTTGTGGAACATAGAAGCGGAAGTGTCGCGAAACTGAACAAACGAACAATTGGAAACAGGTATGACGTCAAAATTAACCTTGTCTATACGTATCTCTTGTGTGACGTGATAGGGAAACTTATGTATTGCCTCACAATCGTTTAAACATCACAGTGttgtgtatgacgtcacaatgttatgtatgacgtcacaatgctttCAGGAAACGTCTATCCTCGGGTTGCGGCAAACTATTTCCTCGGTGGCGACGACGATGGTCCAGACTCTCGCGGAAGAACACTAAAAATTCAGAAACTCCCCAAAAAAGTAACAATGCGAATCGTCCGCggccctatgacgtcacaatacgtgAAAACCTCTGTCATTGTGAATGTCATCGGTTCTCTCTCCCCCTCATGCGGAAGGAAATCCAGGAATCCTACAACCGCAAGGCGGCGCCACGGAAAACAGAAAGTCTGGACATTGAAAATTCTCGGCTTCGGGGATTAACCCTTTCCCAAGTagcaatgacgtcatgttcCAAAGCTTCCTTCGATGATTTTGATTCGTTGTCGTTTACGTcaagtatgacgtcactaccGGCAAAAGTCGAGACGAGACGAAACAAGCGCGATATTAATAATgcttattgttacgtcacagggcGCGATTCATGttgttaatgacgtcacaaggatTGCAGAAGTTTATTTGTAAAGAAATAATCGCTAGActtttattgttacgtcacaatcaacaCGTCATCTATTGCACGCGTTTAATACAAAGGTTGAAACAATAGGCACTATGACGTATACATGGAACTGCAAGTGACGTCACCAATACTATGTCGGTTCTTCCCCAACTTCTGATGACgtaatatactttttaatgatgtcataacacgCTTTATATTGTTCCTGGAAAACAGTGACGTAATATTgacatattaataataatgtcACATCCGTCTTACCTTCGTCCTTACCACTAGAGGGCGACAATCGCGAAGATCTTTCACCGACCTGAAGACGTCAATCGCGTTTTCGCGTCGAAGGCGTTCCAGAAGGtttatgacgcaacagaagataCCCGACCGTCCAGCGCCGTCGCTATAACAATAACATCGTGACGTCAGTGCCACGTGGCGTCACAGCAACGTCACTATGGCAACCATACCTGCAGTGAATCACCACACGAGGTCGCACTCCGTCGTGATCAGCGTTCAGTTGCTTAGCAACCAGGTTGGCAAGGTTGATTAAAACAGCGCCACCATCTGGAGGAGGCTGGTTCTCGTCCTCCCACACTTGGTAGCGCAAGTGAGTCACAGTCGTCGTTTTCTGGAATATGATGTCATTTCCGTGACTGTGGTGAGGTGAAGTGACGTATATACTCACGTGATCAGGTTGATCGCCTGAAACACTCAGCGTCGTCTCGATGTATTCGCCATgatcgattgtgacgtcattatgaaCAGACAATTCCCCGCATTCCATAGAATCGTCGTTGATTGGCCAATATTGCGCGCATTGCTCCTGCatagattattacgtcacaactgTCATTTGAGGGGATATCATCTAACGACTTACCACGTGGTCTATTGTTAATGGCGTCAACATAACGATGTGTGTGACGTAATTATCGATGACAACACGCCAGAAGTCTTCGATTGTGTTTTGCATCGGTGCTTGCGTCACAATCAGGTTGTGTTTGACGTCATAGCACTGTAAACCAGAAgggttgtgacgtaataatagagCGTAGACAAGGAATGtgactatgacgtaacaatgcagTTGTCACGCATGACTTACCTGCATCATAGATGCGTTCGCGTATGGCGGAGTCTGTTCGCTCGGTCGCATGCGGATGAATATCTGGCTGTGTTCGTCTGCAGAGGTAGTtatgtttatgacgtcataataagcATTATATCAACATACATGGGATAATATCTTGGTCTCTATTTTTGATGGCGTTGTCAGGGAAAGTCCCCGAACCGAGTCTAGGATTAGATGGGCACGTAAGTGATAGTTTGTCGAATTCTGCTTCGAATCCGCTTTTTCCGCTCTCAGGGTCctcactgtgacgtaataactaTCATTGCGTAATAATAAAAGTgcataaacaatatatactgTGGTGATCAAACGCGTTTATTTATTCTAGAAGATGTATTTGTGTATTGTGGAAATAATGACAACTGTCACGTCACCTTTCTAATGACGTGTACCGCGACGTGAAATCTtcctttgtgacgtcagtaTTACCGAAC is part of the Ciona intestinalis unplaced genomic scaffold, KH HT000177.2, whole genome shotgun sequence genome and encodes:
- the LOC100184205 gene encoding uncharacterized protein LOC100184205; the encoded protein is MGNLLMRHSANTRTITLIFVGLSYLFIGAGVFSAIEREHEIKSGKELFAREKYFKELYNISDVDYDNMSHMIMELQPHKAGVQWSFVGALYFAITVVTTIGYGHAVPQTTMGKMTCIAYAVIGIPLCLVMFQAMGERMNNSAKSLLKTTGHKLGFKFDEVSHKCLIPFGILSCCVTVVVGSSVFSYFEGWSYTNSVYYCVMTLSTIGFGDYVAMQVDGALQQKPQYVAFSFVYILIGLTVIGAFLNLVILRMIVTLPVTPDGSTTGESPKQDDNVFSSDENSDQDFRGRELRRKLRRRRKKRSRHSLATSRSDWKRLLCFAKSRSLEEVEEESSIVQPEVTSSDDDPLPERRRRTFPAVTRLTRCTRCKCKVRKSNIINHHRSVDDVTDCQMTSSENKFTEAGTVGNGIREKENTAKGGSCNGGLRNGKEEMTESTESENPQNCVRRSLLLSAPNPRVRSMSDDSGYSGNQSTVWTETEKRHFRKQDGEDFNRGGNNIDSVNSVCGTLDDYRFAHQHNRLVPGKEPHYRLRSRATSPLFDLDRGSVVYYTKNEAVCSYVTIHDRNSKSSGDEKSTNEKSGDESYKKKMMSPDVMKPPLLRQKCVIAPTIVITPHSPMLSRTPNETSTETYASFLSDSDMEDRASSCCTEVTRAYDVTPASQLDTVASETELSPSDQPAPQSPPPNIEIEEQSDNNGHDNEQWFAMDSRMLKQTNESKVVEHRSGSVAKLNKRTIGNRKRLSSGCGKLFPRWRRRWSRLSRKNTKNSETPQKSNNANRPRPYDVTIRENLCHCECHRFSLPLMRKEIQESYNRKAAPRKTESLDIENSRLRGLTLSQVAMTSCSKASFDDFDSLSFTSSMTSLPAKVETRRNKRDINNAYCYVTGRDSCC